One genomic window of Nicotiana sylvestris chromosome 10, ASM39365v2, whole genome shotgun sequence includes the following:
- the LOC138879378 gene encoding uncharacterized protein, which translates to MVRITKENEEIDRKREIKEIQQQAKEKIQQIEEVKNTKIIELEKELEMLKQLYTNKLKEKEKRKEEEQELRLTNEIEKFKLQLEEVQDNPPNISINGINDQSDYDKDLGEDYSETSETYTELIEKTEKIKTNPEINTGDMTEDKPSTSGVKNSRQLNPTYYRLQQQLQIY; encoded by the exons atggttagaataacaaaagaaaatgaagaaatagatagaaaacgagaaattaaagaaatacaacagcaagctaaagaaaaaatacaacagatagaggaagtaaagaACACTAAAATAatagaattagaaaaagaattagaaatgctaaaacaattatatacaaataaactaaaagaaaaggaaaaacgtaaagaagaagaacaagagctAAGActgacaaatgagatagaaaaatttaaattacagttagaagaggTACAAGATAATCCACCAAATATAAGCATAAACggaataaatgaccaaagtgattaCGACAAAGATCTAGGAGaagactattcagaaacaagtgagacatacacagaacttatagaaaaaacagaaaagataaaaacaaATCCAGAAATAAACACAGGAGATATGACCGAGGATAAACCAAGCACATCAGGAGTAAAAAATTCAAGACaactaaacccaacctattacaga Ctgcaacaacagttacagatatattga